In the genome of Ignavibacteriales bacterium, one region contains:
- the ruvB gene encoding Holliday junction branch migration DNA helicase RuvB — MRKPGTVDPSVNDEEKKFEQSLRPIKISDFMGQAKITDNLKVFISAASKRGEALDHVLLTGPPGLGKTTLAHIIANEMGVKLKITSGPVLEKPGDLAGLLTTLEEKAVLFIDEIHRLSPVVEEYLYSAMEDYKLDIMIDSGPNARSVQISLPKYTLIGATTRAGMLTSPLRDRFGIRFRLDYYDSSILDKIIARSASILNIKILDDACLEIGKRSRGTPRIANRLLRRTRDFADFENKNKIDIEVARKALSALEVDEYGLDEMDKEIILAIIEKYKGGPVGLGTLAVAVNEDPGTIEEVYEPFLIQQGFIQRTPRGREATELAYKRFGKLKQGNKTDSLFDQ, encoded by the coding sequence ATGAGAAAACCAGGGACTGTTGATCCTTCAGTTAATGATGAAGAAAAAAAGTTTGAACAATCTTTACGTCCGATAAAGATTTCAGATTTTATGGGGCAGGCAAAAATAACTGACAATCTAAAAGTCTTTATCAGTGCCGCATCAAAAAGGGGAGAAGCACTTGACCACGTGCTGCTTACAGGTCCGCCGGGACTTGGTAAAACAACACTTGCTCACATCATTGCAAATGAAATGGGAGTAAAATTAAAAATTACTTCAGGTCCGGTGCTTGAAAAGCCCGGTGATCTTGCCGGCTTACTTACTACTCTGGAAGAAAAAGCTGTTCTGTTTATAGATGAAATTCACAGGCTTAGTCCTGTTGTTGAAGAATATCTTTATTCAGCAATGGAAGACTACAAACTTGATATTATGATCGACAGCGGTCCGAATGCAAGATCAGTTCAAATAAGTCTACCGAAATACACATTGATTGGTGCGACAACCAGAGCCGGTATGTTGACTTCTCCGTTACGAGATCGCTTTGGAATAAGATTCAGGCTCGATTATTACGACTCTTCAATACTTGATAAAATTATTGCGCGCTCTGCTTCAATACTCAATATCAAAATATTGGATGATGCCTGCCTGGAAATAGGAAAAAGATCCCGAGGCACACCGAGGATAGCCAACAGGTTATTGAGAAGGACAAGAGATTTCGCTGACTTTGAGAATAAAAATAAAATCGACATTGAAGTTGCCAGAAAAGCATTAAGTGCATTAGAGGTTGATGAATACGGTCTTGATGAAATGGATAAAGAAATAATCCTGGCTATTATCGAAAAATATAAAGGCGGTCCGGTTGGACTTGGGACACTTGCTGTCGCAGTTAATGAAGACCCCGGCACAATTGAAGAAGTTTATGAACCGTTCCTTATTCAACAAGGATTTATTCAGCGAACTCCGCGCGGACGTGAAGCAACCGAACTTGCTTATAAGAGATTTGGAAAATTAAAACAAGGAAACAAAACTGATTCGTTATTTGATCAGTAA
- a CDS encoding M1 family metallopeptidase, producing the protein MNKSIYCNLFFVLFIFLAVEASAQQNLFVPRNVEKAFVNGTRSYDGNPGKNYWQNSSVYNIKADVDPFKKLLTGTQTIMYRNDSPDTLKSLVIRLYQNINKKSSARDFNLWRDFTNDGMTVTRLVINHNQYTLEDRKAVSVSGTNMIIKLDQPISPSSENVIEVDWNFELPSGPSIRFGNYDSTSYFIAYWYPQIAVYDDLDGWDMNEYTGTTEFYNDFADFTIEFTLPNNFFLWSTGILQNPEKIYSQKILDRYRQSFYTDEIINVVTKEEAGKYNLLKNDEAKNKWIIKAESVPDFAFGFSDHYLWDASSVVVDSLSGKRVQVNSVYKETSKDFYDVCGIMKKVLIHFSFSLPGVAYPYPASTIFNGAGGMEFPMIVNNGSEDSYNRAASLAAHEIAHTYFPFYMGINERKYAWMDEGYAVLFTNDFQENVLVGYTERPGVVKSYERAAGNESELPLITPSTQMRNSTYRIAAYNKPATAYNLLSHLLGKELYLKTLKEFIRRWNGKHPSPYDFFNTFNNVTGSDLSWFWKPWFFEHGYPDLSIKDFKVLGNEVFVNVKKTGNYPVPVVLTCYNSIGEKYTNRVEASVWKDGNVEFEIKVMISGYPQRIEIGDDTIPDVNRTDNILFPGKE; encoded by the coding sequence ATGAATAAAAGTATATACTGCAATCTTTTTTTTGTGTTATTTATTTTCCTCGCTGTTGAAGCGAGCGCGCAACAAAATCTTTTTGTTCCAAGAAATGTAGAGAAAGCATTTGTTAATGGAACAAGATCATATGACGGTAACCCGGGAAAAAATTATTGGCAGAATTCATCTGTCTATAATATTAAAGCTGATGTAGATCCATTCAAAAAATTATTGACCGGTACTCAAACAATAATGTACAGGAATGATAGTCCCGATACATTAAAGTCACTCGTCATTCGTCTGTACCAGAACATCAATAAAAAATCTTCCGCAAGGGATTTTAATTTATGGCGGGATTTTACCAATGATGGAATGACAGTAACAAGGTTAGTCATTAATCATAACCAATATACTCTTGAAGATAGAAAAGCTGTTTCTGTCAGCGGTACTAATATGATTATTAAACTTGATCAGCCAATCAGCCCGTCTTCCGAAAATGTGATTGAAGTTGATTGGAATTTTGAACTGCCTTCCGGTCCTTCCATAAGATTTGGAAATTATGATTCTACATCATACTTCATTGCATACTGGTATCCGCAGATTGCCGTTTATGATGATCTTGATGGCTGGGACATGAATGAGTATACAGGGACTACCGAGTTTTACAATGACTTTGCTGACTTTACAATTGAATTTACCCTTCCAAATAATTTCTTTTTATGGTCAACAGGAATTCTTCAGAATCCTGAAAAAATATATTCACAAAAAATTCTTGATAGATACAGGCAATCGTTTTACACAGATGAAATTATAAATGTTGTAACTAAGGAAGAAGCCGGAAAGTATAATCTGTTAAAAAATGATGAAGCAAAAAATAAGTGGATAATCAAGGCTGAGAGCGTTCCGGATTTCGCATTTGGTTTTAGTGATCACTATCTGTGGGATGCTTCAAGTGTTGTGGTGGATTCGCTTTCAGGTAAACGTGTTCAGGTTAATTCTGTTTATAAAGAAACATCAAAAGATTTCTATGATGTATGCGGCATAATGAAAAAAGTATTAATACATTTTTCTTTTTCTTTGCCTGGTGTCGCGTATCCTTATCCTGCTTCTACAATATTTAATGGTGCGGGTGGGATGGAATTTCCCATGATAGTTAATAATGGTTCAGAGGATTCGTACAACAGGGCAGCGAGTCTTGCCGCGCATGAAATTGCTCATACATATTTCCCTTTTTATATGGGAATTAATGAAAGAAAATATGCATGGATGGATGAAGGTTATGCTGTCCTTTTTACAAATGACTTTCAGGAAAATGTATTGGTAGGATATACCGAGAGACCGGGCGTTGTAAAAAGTTATGAACGCGCCGCAGGTAATGAATCAGAACTTCCGCTTATAACACCTTCGACGCAAATGCGGAATAGTACTTATCGGATCGCTGCATACAACAAACCTGCAACTGCTTATAATTTACTTAGTCACTTGTTGGGCAAAGAACTTTATTTAAAGACACTAAAAGAATTTATAAGGCGCTGGAACGGAAAACATCCCTCGCCTTATGATTTTTTCAATACGTTTAATAATGTGACCGGCAGTGATCTGTCATGGTTTTGGAAGCCATGGTTTTTTGAACACGGTTATCCTGATTTATCAATCAAAGATTTTAAAGTTCTGGGAAATGAAGTTTTCGTCAATGTGAAGAAAACCGGAAATTACCCCGTGCCTGTTGTGTTAACCTGCTACAATTCAATCGGCGAAAAATATACAAACCGGGTCGAAGCTTCAGTATGGAAAGATGGTAATGTTGAGTTTGAAATAAAAGTAATGATTTCAGGTTATCCTCAACGGATTGAGATCGGTGACGATACAATCCCTGATGTAAACCGTACTGACAATATTCTGTTTCCCGGTAAGGAATAA
- a CDS encoding phosphate/phosphite/phosphonate ABC transporter substrate-binding protein codes for MRILKYLLYLAPVLIFMAIASVREINEGRLGSRTNPIKIYFTPSVDSKRITTNAKELVDFLEKETGYYFTTAVPASFIAVVEAFGTKKADIAGINTFSYLMANYKYQAEARLRIVRDNNETTYKGQFITRVDSGIDSLADLDNKSFAYVDPSSTSGFILPKALLDKKNIKPSETVFAMRHDNVVTMVYQKQVSAGATYYAPPDPETGEILDARMRVLKQFPDVEQKIKIIGFTEDIPNDPWVFRKDMDEEMKQKIVDALLKYVSTPEGEASLYEIYDVRGLIPTKDSDYDPLRKMLKDQNITFEKLVKK; via the coding sequence ATGAGAATCTTAAAATATCTGTTGTACCTTGCACCTGTTTTAATCTTTATGGCAATTGCTTCGGTAAGGGAAATTAATGAAGGCAGGTTAGGCAGCAGAACAAATCCAATTAAAATATACTTCACCCCATCTGTCGATTCAAAACGGATAACAACTAACGCAAAAGAACTCGTAGACTTCCTTGAAAAAGAAACGGGTTACTATTTTACCACGGCTGTTCCCGCAAGTTTCATTGCTGTTGTCGAAGCATTCGGAACTAAAAAGGCTGACATAGCAGGTATAAATACTTTTTCATATTTAATGGCTAACTATAAATACCAGGCTGAAGCACGTTTAAGAATCGTACGCGACAACAATGAAACAACATATAAAGGGCAGTTCATCACAAGGGTAGATTCAGGGATAGATAGTCTTGCTGATCTCGATAATAAATCTTTTGCATATGTTGATCCTTCTTCAACATCAGGATTCATACTTCCAAAAGCACTTCTGGATAAAAAAAATATAAAGCCCAGTGAAACAGTATTCGCGATGCGGCATGATAATGTTGTGACTATGGTCTATCAAAAGCAGGTGAGTGCGGGTGCGACATATTATGCGCCGCCGGATCCTGAAACAGGTGAAATACTTGATGCCCGGATGCGTGTTCTGAAACAATTTCCCGATGTTGAGCAGAAAATAAAAATAATCGGATTTACTGAAGATATTCCAAACGATCCGTGGGTTTTTCGCAAGGATATGGATGAAGAAATGAAACAGAAAATTGTTGATGCACTTTTAAAATATGTTTCTACGCCTGAAGGTGAAGCTTCTCTGTATGAAATTTATGATGTGCGTGGATTGATACCCACAAAAGATTCAGATTATGATCCGCTAAGAAAAATGTTGAAGGATCAAAACATAACTTTTGAAAAACTGGTTAAGAAATGA
- the phnC gene encoding phosphonate ABC transporter ATP-binding protein: MILRIQNLHKIYKNGTHALKGISFDVQEGEFLVIIGLSGSGKSTLLRCINHLIEPTSGKIEFLGKDITHIKGEELRRVKSQIGMVFQQFNLIKRRSVLTNVITGKLGSLKTFDTLLEKYPDSVYEEAQKCLETVGIPEKAGIRADSLSGGQQQRVAIARSLMQNPKLLLADEPVASLDPATSNSVMQYFEKINKELGTTVLCNLHFLSLVRRYATRVIALKGGEIIYQGLPGEIDEAWFKTIYGDEAEEVEIR, translated from the coding sequence ATGATATTAAGAATTCAGAATCTTCATAAAATTTACAAGAACGGAACGCACGCTTTAAAAGGAATTTCTTTTGACGTTCAGGAAGGTGAGTTCCTTGTAATTATTGGTCTCAGTGGTTCCGGCAAATCAACATTGCTTCGGTGCATTAATCATCTGATTGAACCTACCTCGGGAAAGATTGAATTTCTTGGTAAAGATATTACTCACATTAAAGGCGAAGAACTTAGACGAGTCAAGTCGCAGATCGGTATGGTATTTCAGCAGTTCAATCTGATTAAAAGAAGATCTGTCCTGACAAACGTTATAACCGGTAAACTTGGTTCATTAAAAACTTTTGATACTTTACTTGAAAAATATCCTGACTCTGTTTACGAGGAAGCACAAAAATGTTTGGAGACGGTTGGCATTCCCGAAAAAGCAGGTATTCGGGCTGACAGTCTTAGCGGAGGTCAGCAGCAGCGTGTGGCAATTGCGCGTAGTCTTATGCAGAATCCAAAATTGCTGCTCGCAGATGAACCGGTCGCATCGCTTGATCCGGCAACATCCAACTCTGTAATGCAGTACTTCGAGAAGATCAATAAGGAACTTGGGACTACGGTACTCTGCAATCTTCATTTCCTAAGTCTGGTGAGAAGATACGCCACAAGAGTGATAGCGTTAAAGGGAGGTGAAATAATTTATCAAGGATTACCTGGTGAAATAGATGAAGCCTGGTTCAAAACTATTTATGGCGATGAAGCTGAAGAGGTGGAGATAAGATGA
- the phnE gene encoding phosphonate ABC transporter, permease protein PhnE — protein MEVLSIFGISIIIGVMWAYTKTSLSCKIFGVAKDNKATKWTVELFGWFLFNLTFVAGWIVTKLSIVDLFSSEGVQGAERIFGALFQPEMGIFDDALFATIETIYIALLATLISIPPTLLLSFFTARNLMKDSRVSFFIYYILRILLNFIRSIEPLIWAIIFSVWVGIGPYAGMIALLVHTIASNAKLYSEAIENIEEGPVEAISATGANKVQVVWYAVVPQIVLPFLSFTIYRWDINVRMATIIGLVGGGGIGTMLMQYQGLGKWHEVGLIVLMIAFVVWVMDYISARIREAIY, from the coding sequence ATGGAAGTACTTTCAATATTCGGAATAAGTATTATAATCGGAGTTATGTGGGCTTATACAAAGACTTCACTTTCCTGTAAAATATTTGGTGTAGCGAAGGACAATAAGGCAACAAAATGGACGGTAGAATTATTCGGCTGGTTTCTTTTCAACCTGACATTTGTAGCAGGCTGGATTGTAACAAAATTATCTATAGTTGATTTGTTTTCGAGTGAGGGTGTACAGGGAGCAGAACGAATATTTGGTGCGTTATTTCAACCGGAGATGGGAATTTTTGATGATGCATTATTCGCTACAATAGAAACCATTTACATTGCATTATTAGCAACTCTTATTTCAATACCACCGACTCTATTATTAAGCTTCTTTACTGCGCGTAATTTAATGAAAGACAGTCGTGTAAGCTTTTTTATTTACTACATTTTAAGGATTCTTCTAAACTTTATAAGATCAATTGAACCACTCATCTGGGCAATCATTTTTTCCGTGTGGGTAGGTATCGGACCTTATGCAGGAATGATAGCATTATTGGTACATACAATTGCTTCTAATGCTAAACTCTATTCAGAAGCAATTGAAAATATTGAAGAGGGTCCGGTTGAAGCAATATCTGCAACGGGAGCAAACAAGGTGCAGGTAGTCTGGTACGCTGTTGTTCCTCAGATTGTTTTACCATTTCTGTCCTTTACAATTTACAGGTGGGATATAAATGTCAGGATGGCAACTATAATCGGACTAGTTGGCGGCGGCGGAATTGGAACGATGTTAATGCAATACCAGGGGCTTGGAAAATGGCATGAGGTAGGTTTAATTGTACTTATGATTGCTTTTGTTGTTTGGGTGATGGATTATATAAGTGCAAGAATCAGAGAAGCTATTTATTAA
- a CDS encoding phosphate ABC transporter substrate-binding protein — MTNNSQATDNMTSTETADATVVKVDDRIKHYEKTSGVSGNLSSIGSDTMNNLLTLWLEGFKKYYPNVNIQVEGKGSSTAPPALISGTAQLGPMSRDMKQEEIDAFEKKFGYKPTEFRVSIDALAVYVNKDNPLSGLSLTQVDAIFSKTRRGGSKSEITKWGEVGLTGDWTNRGMSLYGRNSASGTYGYFKEHALFKGDFKDVVKEQPGSASVVQGITEDRYGIGYSGIGYRTSGVNPLPLSKKDGEKLYEPVYENCLNGNYPLSRFLNIYINSAPNKQLDPLLREFIKFIYSYEGQEVVVKDGYLPLTYELVEQEQKKLQ, encoded by the coding sequence ATGACGAATAACTCACAGGCAACAGATAATATGACTTCTACCGAGACAGCCGACGCTACTGTTGTTAAAGTTGATGACAGAATTAAACATTATGAAAAAACATCAGGAGTTTCCGGGAATCTGAGCAGTATTGGTTCTGATACAATGAACAATCTTCTCACACTCTGGCTTGAAGGATTTAAAAAATATTATCCAAATGTAAACATTCAGGTTGAAGGTAAGGGTTCAAGCACAGCGCCACCAGCACTCATCAGTGGTACAGCTCAGCTGGGTCCAATGTCACGCGATATGAAACAGGAGGAGATTGATGCATTCGAAAAGAAATTCGGGTATAAACCAACAGAGTTTCGTGTATCAATAGATGCACTTGCTGTCTATGTAAATAAAGATAATCCACTTTCAGGTTTATCACTTACACAAGTTGACGCAATATTCTCTAAAACCAGGAGAGGTGGAAGTAAATCCGAGATTACAAAATGGGGTGAAGTTGGATTAACCGGAGACTGGACAAACAGAGGAATGAGTCTTTACGGAAGAAACTCAGCATCAGGTACTTATGGGTACTTTAAAGAACATGCGCTCTTTAAAGGTGACTTTAAGGACGTTGTGAAAGAGCAGCCGGGTTCTGCGTCAGTTGTTCAGGGTATTACGGAAGACAGATACGGCATTGGGTACAGTGGAATCGGTTACCGCACATCAGGTGTTAATCCTTTGCCGCTCTCCAAGAAGGATGGCGAAAAATTATACGAACCTGTTTATGAAAACTGCTTAAATGGAAATTACCCGTTAAGCAGATTCTTGAATATTTATATTAACAGCGCACCGAATAAACAACTTGATCCGCTGTTAAGAGAATTCATAAAATTTATTTACAGTTATGAAGGTCAGGAAGTCGTAGTTAAAGACGGATATTTGCCTTTAACTTACGAACTAGTCGAACAGGAACAAAAAAAATTACAGTAA
- a CDS encoding ABC transporter permease subunit: MQNKELLRTESLSLENGEKILSVSKTLAKNYLAAGTSKGNAIIFRVIFNISFDDNQNRKIIPEVKIISKLNIDSTGLPVNKIIYRVSGENEFSIAALINNSKLFQFSSESSASLISTEEEKIYRNDLSSQVKGKISAIEMDDYCEKLMVGTESGQLYYISLRDKFSPQLVQTLNVTPSGKSSVTSLNFIIGDQSLIVGDADGNLTSWMRINDASTEYGWKLVNPHKFKSHEGTITDIKSSARNKNFITGSSDGKVYLQHLTSEQTLVELQGNEKPVSDLAFAPKGDGVAVLYEDGSIAVFEIESPHPEITLQTLFGKVWYEGYTEPEYVWQSTGGTDDFEPKFSLIPLILGTLKGTVYALLIAVPLALFGALYTSQFTHPVIKNIVKPTVEIMAALPSVVIGFLAGLWLAPLLERILPGVMLMFIIIPLTIAFGVFIWNRVPKLFKFIPKTGYEILLILPLIVIGAKIAIELGPTFESIFFGGDYRTWLSEYLNEQYDQRNSIVVGFAMGFAVIPIIFTICEDALSTVPQSLTSASLALGATRWQTALRIVLPSASPGIFSAVMIGFGRAIGETMIVLMATGNTPILDFSPFNGMRTLSANIAVEIPEAPYQGTLYRVLFLAATLLFVMTFIINTIAEIVRQRLRKKYSEL; encoded by the coding sequence TTGCAAAACAAGGAATTACTCAGAACTGAATCTCTTTCATTAGAAAATGGCGAAAAGATTTTAAGTGTCTCCAAAACATTAGCAAAGAATTATCTGGCTGCCGGAACATCCAAAGGCAATGCAATAATCTTCAGAGTAATTTTCAATATATCATTCGACGATAATCAAAATCGAAAGATCATTCCTGAAGTAAAAATAATTTCAAAATTAAATATTGATAGCACGGGACTCCCGGTTAATAAAATTATTTACAGGGTAAGCGGTGAAAATGAATTTTCAATTGCGGCGCTCATAAACAACAGTAAACTGTTCCAGTTTAGCTCCGAAAGCAGTGCTTCATTAATAAGCACTGAAGAAGAAAAAATTTATAGAAACGATTTAAGTAGTCAGGTAAAAGGGAAAATATCCGCAATAGAAATGGATGACTATTGTGAGAAGTTAATGGTTGGTACAGAGTCCGGTCAACTTTATTATATTTCTTTAAGAGACAAATTCTCACCGCAATTAGTACAAACATTAAACGTTACTCCGTCAGGTAAAAGTTCTGTAACATCACTCAATTTTATTATCGGTGATCAGTCCCTGATTGTTGGCGATGCTGATGGCAATCTTACATCGTGGATGCGTATTAATGATGCTTCGACAGAGTACGGCTGGAAGCTTGTAAATCCTCATAAGTTTAAATCTCACGAAGGTACTATAACTGATATTAAATCCTCAGCAAGGAATAAAAATTTTATAACTGGTTCATCGGATGGAAAGGTGTATCTGCAGCATCTTACAAGTGAACAAACACTTGTTGAACTGCAGGGTAATGAAAAGCCGGTAAGTGATTTAGCATTCGCACCCAAAGGTGATGGGGTAGCAGTCTTATACGAAGACGGAAGTATCGCAGTTTTTGAAATCGAAAGTCCTCACCCGGAAATAACATTACAAACATTGTTCGGCAAGGTGTGGTATGAAGGATATACTGAGCCAGAGTATGTCTGGCAATCCACAGGCGGTACGGATGATTTTGAACCAAAGTTCAGTTTGATACCATTAATTCTCGGAACACTTAAGGGAACTGTTTATGCACTTCTTATTGCAGTTCCGCTTGCATTGTTTGGTGCTTTATATACATCACAGTTTACACATCCGGTAATAAAAAATATTGTTAAACCGACAGTGGAAATTATGGCAGCACTTCCTTCTGTTGTTATAGGCTTTTTAGCAGGTTTATGGCTTGCGCCATTGCTTGAACGAATTTTACCAGGTGTTATGTTAATGTTTATCATCATACCTTTAACAATTGCGTTTGGTGTATTCATCTGGAATAGAGTTCCTAAGCTTTTCAAATTTATTCCAAAGACCGGTTATGAAATTTTATTAATTCTGCCTTTGATTGTAATCGGAGCTAAGATTGCAATTGAATTGGGTCCGACATTCGAATCAATATTTTTTGGGGGAGACTATCGTACCTGGCTTTCTGAATATCTTAATGAACAATACGATCAGCGAAACAGTATTGTTGTCGGCTTCGCAATGGGATTTGCAGTAATACCCATAATCTTTACTATTTGTGAAGATGCATTATCTACGGTGCCGCAAAGTCTAACCTCTGCTTCATTGGCGCTTGGCGCTACCAGGTGGCAGACAGCTTTAAGAATTGTATTGCCTTCTGCAAGTCCGGGAATTTTTTCCGCAGTCATGATCGGATTCGGAAGAGCGATAGGTGAAACTATGATTGTGCTTATGGCAACCGGCAATACTCCGATTCTTGACTTCAGTCCTTTTAATGGTATGCGAACACTTTCAGCCAATATTGCAGTTGAGATACCAGAGGCGCCTTATCAGGGAACATTGTACCGGGTATTGTTCTTAGCAGCAACTTTGCTTTTTGTAATGACGTTTATAATTAATACGATTGCTGAAATAGTCAGACAGCGTTTACGAAAAAAATATTCTGAATTATAA
- the pstA gene encoding phosphate ABC transporter permease PstA produces MKKYFQSGDIFIWLAGMGLGISLIMISGLLVLILSNGKDFFWPSEIIQIKRTDGRIQAGEIITREPVPILNLPDSLKNKNLQRIQLKVGNRDLYGFDFTWIDEREINQQSSPEYISTIERLEFGNFYGYIKQILVEGEIKVSGEQNVHQNIERYLEYVSDVRSEIADIEKSDIGGINSKIENLRLDIKKILYYEKDPTKSKAQIENINSEIEYLNREYLHQRDIVDSLNLVATRYSVYIEDASGSSKTIPMKDIVRVYYPNEMAFTSKIGFAFSKISEFLFDEPRESNTEGGVFPAIFGTVMMVILMSLAVVPFGVLAALYLREYAKQGAMVRLVRIAVNNLAGVPSIVFGVFGLGFFIYFVGGTIDQLFFPERLPSPTWGTGGILWASLTLALLTMPVVIVATEEALASIPRGVREAALALGATKWQVVRRVILPAATPGILTGLILSMARAAGEVAPLMITGVVKLAPSLPFDSYFPFFHLDRKFMHLGFHIYDVGFQSPNVEAAMPMVYTTTLLLILIVILLNISAMIIRANLRKKYKTSTF; encoded by the coding sequence ATGAAAAAATACTTTCAATCCGGAGATATCTTTATTTGGTTAGCAGGAATGGGACTGGGAATAAGCCTGATTATGATTTCGGGACTTCTGGTTTTAATTCTGTCTAACGGTAAAGATTTTTTCTGGCCTTCTGAAATTATTCAGATTAAACGAACGGATGGAAGAATTCAAGCCGGCGAAATTATAACAAGAGAGCCGGTTCCTATTCTTAATCTTCCTGATTCTTTAAAGAATAAAAACCTTCAACGAATTCAATTGAAAGTAGGGAACAGGGATTTATATGGCTTTGATTTTACATGGATTGATGAAAGAGAAATAAACCAACAGTCATCACCGGAATACATCTCCACTATCGAAAGATTAGAGTTTGGTAATTTTTATGGCTACATAAAACAGATACTTGTTGAAGGTGAAATTAAAGTCAGCGGCGAACAAAACGTTCATCAAAATATTGAGCGTTATCTTGAATACGTTTCAGATGTAAGATCTGAAATAGCTGATATTGAAAAATCCGATATAGGCGGGATTAATTCAAAAATTGAAAACCTTCGTCTTGATATAAAGAAAATTCTGTACTATGAAAAAGATCCTACTAAATCAAAAGCGCAGATTGAAAATATTAATTCGGAAATTGAATATCTTAACCGTGAATATCTTCATCAAAGAGATATAGTCGACTCCCTCAACCTGGTCGCCACCCGTTATTCCGTTTACATTGAAGATGCATCAGGCTCGAGTAAAACTATTCCGATGAAAGATATTGTAAGAGTATATTATCCGAATGAGATGGCATTTACATCTAAAATCGGGTTTGCCTTTTCGAAGATTTCAGAATTTCTTTTCGATGAACCAAGAGAATCGAATACAGAAGGTGGAGTTTTCCCCGCTATATTTGGTACTGTGATGATGGTAATCCTGATGAGTTTAGCGGTCGTACCGTTTGGTGTACTTGCTGCATTGTATCTCAGGGAATATGCAAAACAAGGTGCTATGGTAAGACTTGTAAGGATCGCGGTAAATAATCTTGCCGGAGTTCCCTCGATTGTATTCGGTGTATTCGGGCTCGGTTTTTTCATCTACTTTGTAGGCGGTACAATTGATCAATTATTTTTTCCCGAAAGATTGCCTTCACCTACGTGGGGAACCGGCGGTATTCTTTGGGCTTCGCTTACACTTGCTCTGCTCACAATGCCAGTCGTAATTGTTGCTACAGAGGAAGCACTTGCATCAATTCCTCGCGGAGTAAGAGAAGCAGCTCTTGCACTAGGCGCAACTAAATGGCAGGTTGTACGGCGTGTGATTCTGCCTGCAGCAACACCGGGAATACTGACAGGTTTGATTTTATCAATGGCAAGGGCAGCAGGTGAAGTTGCACCGCTAATGATAACAGGTGTAGTTAAGCTGGCTCCTTCTCTGCCGTTTGATTCTTATTTTCCCTTCTTTCATTTAGATAGAAAATTTATGCATCTTGGTTTCCACATTTATGATGTCGGGTTTCAATCGCCTAATGTTGAAGCGGCAATGCCAATGGTTTATACAACCACATTATTATTAATACTGATTGTTATCCTGCTGAATATATCGGCGATGATCATCAGAGCTAATCTGAGGAAGAAATATAAAACCTCAACTTTTTAA